tttatcagtAGCTCGTAACATTCAATATAACCATGTATAATTAATGGAAAAGATCAGATCACTGTAGAGGCCTGTATTGTCGTAAAAAAGGTTTAGAAACCAAGTGCGATTAAAAATTTAAGGCGTAGTAGGTATTGGTTAAAAGGTTTCTAATTTTTAATGGTTAATCTGTCAACAGTTCTTGAAAGAAAGCGATGCAAGAGTACTCAAGAGGCAGGGTGGAAGATTCGAGTCCGTCTCTCTCAATAGGCCTTATTAGTTAGTGATGCTTCGCTTCACCTCTTCACTTTTCCCGCGCCCTTTTGGTACCACAGCGTTGCGCGCACTCTCTCCCATGGGGAAGACAATGGAAACAGCAGCGGTGCGCAATACAAGAATGAGTCGCCAGAAGGTAATGAAGGGCCTGCTCGTCCAACATGTCGAGGATGAGAACAGAACTTTCATGGGAGCCGCCAACCCTCATGGAGCCATGGCAAACTCAAGGCAATTATTTTCCTAGTAACCAGCAATCTGTCCCTTTCACCCGCTTTGAGGACTCCCTCTGACTTTTGAGCAACCCAGGATGTTTGTGcgtgtttggcaacagtaacactGTTCCATGAACATACTCAAAAGTTTAGGGCCAATTCATGGAAGATTTGTAATTCATTGTTCTATGAGATTGCATAAAATGATAACATAAGTTCATGTAATGGTAACAACTTGTTACTGTTACCAAACGGCTCCTAATGTCTCTGGTTTTGATACCTAGCTAGGTGCATGGTGCCTGTGTGGAACTCCTCAACTGCGATCACCGAATCCGACCTAGTTTGTACCTTAGCTCATTTTTATTGTTAgtgatgttttttgtttttcttgaaaatatgtATGCCACCGCAGGATGGTAACTTCTAAGGTAAACGGCCACcacttgttttgttttgttcgtATGGATGTCAATAGATTGAATACAGATCGGATATCCAGTGAACCTACTTCCAAAAAGTTTAACTATCAAATTGGATTGGATTAATTTTCAAAGAAATTGCATCAGATCATACTCAgtttcagttttaagtaaacATCTAATTAGCatgaaattggatttaaattctcTGCTTTAAATAAATCTCTTTTGCCTAATATCCATGCATTTTTGAAAGTCAGCTCTTAACGTATCATCGTGCGGTCCTCATGCGTTGTatatttaaattgaattcatatttatttgtaaatataaaagttggatttggaccaAATTCGAATTCTGAATCTaaaaaatctgatttggatATAGTATTAGGCTTTTCTTGATCCTACTGAAATCCGAACATAGGATCAAAACCACACCCGATAAATCACGTACGGTGAAAATGTCTGCGTTTGTCTTCGCCTAATTCATCTTTTATCGTACGTCCTGGATTCAAAAATTCCACATCCATAATTTCTGGGATGCCGAGTCACCTTTCTGACTTGAGATTCTTGGGTATTGAAGATGATAAATTCCTGAATTGCTAGAACCATGGTCTGACGTGAGATCCTTCTTCCCAACAACTGAAAACCAGACATTCGAATCTAAAATCGGAGGCAATTAAAAGGCCCCATCTCTCCCCTTTGAGAAAACGAAGAACACAGGTTACAGTAAATGGAACTCATCGAAGAAGAACTTGCGAAAGCTGAACCGAACGGCTCCTTCTCACTGACAAGAAGATCAAGAAACTgtcaaagtgaaaaaagaaaaagatcagcAACCATCCAACTTTACATTGACGACCGCAGAACGATCCGTCTACGAGAGAAACAGAGAGTGAAACAAAGCGAAAGTCACTCTCTGCTCCTGTCTTCCGCAGCATCACCCAAGTAATACAACTTCATGACGCGGGGGAGGTAGACgggcaagaggaagaagaagagattgAAGCACCAGAAGCCCAAGTTGGCGACGGCGAGAGCCCGACCGATATGCAGCCGAAGCGGCGAGCGCACGTGGCCAAGCCCCTTCTGAAGCTCCGCAACTACCCAGTCGTAGACTGCCGACACCCTTCTGGCGTTGTAGTATACCGGGACGAAGGATCTGGCTGCTGGCGAATACCTGCCGGAGTCGACCCATCCCTCCACCAGCACCTGACTGCAAAGAAGGAACAGGTGGGGCGCCGCCGCCTTCACGCCCTCCCTATCGCCGTCGACTACGCCCTCGGCGAGGTAGACAACGGGAGCGACGATGCCAATAAGAGCGCCGAGGGCGACGTAGAGACCGAGAAGCTTACTCCCCTGTTTGAAGACGCCGGGGGCACGGAGGTGGTCCACGCGAGGTGGGAAGGCGAAGCGGGCGATGAAGGTGGTGTAggcgaaggagaagaggaggaaggtgaCGTCGGAGATGGAGACGAGGCCGCCGAAGGCGAGGACGACGATGACGGCGAAAGCGTTGAGTTGGCGGAAGGagagaaggtggaagaaccgGGGAGTGTACTTGGACGgcagagaaggagaaggaggaggaggcaacTCGTCGTCCGGCAGGCGGATGTCTTTGTTCACCGGCCCCACGCCGCCCGACATACTTCTTCTTGTTGGTGGTACTTCGCCGCCTTAGAGAGTCACTGGTTCCTTATTTTCTATAGATTTCCTCCTGGTTATGTTTTGATAGATGTGGGAAtgctgttttcttcttcctttggaTTCTCTTCACCGCTCTTCTATGACCAAAGATGAGGACCAAGCTTTGACGAGCAGGGGAGAAAGATACGTCTCTTTCgctcaatgaaagaaaaaaagagaagtgacCGACGATGTGGCCGGAGCACAGAGGCAAATTGTCCTTGaatgaatgaagaaagaagTCTAACCCCCAAAAGAGGGGATAACCTACAGAGAACTTTGGATGTTGGTCAAGATTGTTGAGTTAAATAAACATATAGAATATAGAACacctaaaaggaaaaaaaaaaaaagaacg
This window of the Nymphaea colorata isolate Beijing-Zhang1983 chromosome 2, ASM883128v2, whole genome shotgun sequence genome carries:
- the LOC116248734 gene encoding uncharacterized protein LOC116248734, with translation MSGGVGPVNKDIRLPDDELPPPPSPSLPSKYTPRFFHLLSFRQLNAFAVIVVLAFGGLVSISDVTFLLFSFAYTTFIARFAFPPRVDHLRAPGVFKQGSKLLGLYVALGALIGIVAPVVYLAEGVVDGDREGVKAAAPHLFLLCSQVLVEGWVDSGRYSPAARSFVPVYYNARRVSAVYDWVVAELQKGLGHVRSPLRLHIGRALAVANLGFWCFNLFFFLLPVYLPRVMKLYYLGDAAEDRSRE